From Meiothermus sp. QL-1, the proteins below share one genomic window:
- a CDS encoding OsmC family protein, protein MPVRSANAVWKGTLKEGQGHLRLQSGVYEGPYTWASRFADAAGTNPEELVAAAHAGCFAMFLSALLTNHNTPPEELNVTARVHLGEGPTLTKIELELSARVPGLDPGKFAELAEEAKAKCPISKALAAVPEITLEARLL, encoded by the coding sequence ATGCCGGTACGCTCAGCCAACGCAGTGTGGAAAGGCACCCTCAAGGAAGGGCAGGGCCATCTGAGGTTGCAAAGTGGGGTTTACGAGGGGCCCTATACCTGGGCCTCGCGCTTTGCCGATGCCGCGGGCACCAATCCCGAGGAACTGGTGGCGGCGGCCCACGCCGGCTGCTTCGCCATGTTCCTCTCGGCCCTGCTCACCAACCACAACACCCCCCCGGAGGAGCTCAACGTCACCGCCAGGGTCCACCTGGGCGAGGGGCCCACCCTTACCAAGATCGAGCTGGAGCTTTCGGCCCGGGTGCCCGGTCTTGACCCTGGGAAGTTCGCCGAGCTGGCCGAGGAGGCCAAGGCCAAGTGCCCCATTTCCAAGGCCCTGGCAGCGGTACCGGAGATTACCCTGGAAGCCCGGCTGCTCTAA
- a CDS encoding sugar ABC transporter permease, which yields MRWLGWTLLALLLAWLVGVYLPDLFSRVQPNLPPGFVRIENGWVYALGGLLGLVLLILGYAVGVTSLVNRRTGRRRSFWPLFGQGLTHLFMVLVLFFAYYPVLQILAASFDPRNTLYRILPPQSENLLVRARVIPDLSQLSWENYARLFEGFVLYPYQVVLLLLAGLALLGVGLLAAYRRLVGDAQADSPLGLAQNRSLAAFALLSFALVVLISPAQFTGQTTESKFLLWVRNTLFVSGLTGLLAVLLTATAGYAFARFNFPGRYPLLLVFIFIQMFPGFLGLVATYILISNLGLLNTFTGLVLAYSGAIISFGTWVYKGFLESISKSLEEAALIDGASRWQVFTRILLPLSAPMFVFIFLLQFVGTYSEFIVANLFLTGVDAWTVGMGLRNFTTGQFSTKWGLFAAAAVVGSLPILLTFYGFQRYFVSGYTAGAVKE from the coding sequence ATGCGCTGGCTGGGTTGGACGCTCCTGGCCCTTTTGCTGGCCTGGCTGGTGGGGGTTTACCTTCCCGACCTTTTCTCGCGGGTACAGCCCAACCTGCCGCCGGGCTTCGTGCGGATTGAAAACGGCTGGGTCTATGCCCTGGGGGGGCTGCTGGGGCTGGTGCTGTTGATTCTGGGGTATGCGGTGGGGGTGACCAGCCTGGTAAACCGGCGCACCGGCCGCCGCCGCAGCTTCTGGCCGCTTTTTGGCCAGGGGCTAACGCACCTCTTTATGGTGCTGGTGCTCTTTTTTGCCTACTACCCGGTGCTGCAGATTCTGGCCGCCTCCTTTGACCCCCGCAACACCCTCTACCGCATCCTGCCGCCCCAGAGCGAAAACCTTTTGGTGCGGGCTCGAGTAATCCCCGATCTTTCCCAGCTTAGCTGGGAAAACTACGCCCGGCTCTTCGAGGGGTTTGTGCTCTACCCCTACCAGGTGGTTTTGCTGCTTCTGGCCGGGCTCGCCTTGCTGGGGGTGGGGCTTTTGGCTGCTTACCGAAGGCTGGTGGGGGACGCCCAGGCCGACAGCCCCCTGGGCCTGGCGCAGAACCGCAGCCTGGCGGCCTTTGCTCTCCTCAGCTTTGCCCTGGTGGTTTTGATTTCTCCCGCGCAGTTCACCGGCCAGACCACCGAGTCCAAGTTCCTGCTCTGGGTGCGGAACACCCTGTTTGTTTCCGGGCTCACAGGGCTTCTGGCCGTGCTCCTCACGGCCACGGCAGGCTATGCCTTCGCCCGCTTCAACTTTCCCGGGCGCTACCCTTTGCTTTTAGTGTTCATTTTCATCCAAATGTTCCCGGGGTTTTTGGGGCTGGTGGCCACCTATATCCTCATCTCCAACCTGGGGCTCCTGAACACCTTCACAGGGCTGGTGCTGGCCTACTCGGGGGCCATCATCAGCTTCGGTACCTGGGTGTACAAGGGCTTTTTGGAAAGCATCTCCAAAAGCCTGGAAGAAGCCGCCCTGATCGATGGGGCCAGCAGGTGGCAGGTTTTCACCCGGATTCTGTTGCCCCTTTCGGCCCCCATGTTCGTCTTCATCTTCCTCTTGCAGTTCGTGGGCACCTATTCGGAGTTCATCGTGGCCAATCTGTTCCTCACCGGGGTGGATGCCTGGACGGTGGGGATGGGCCTCAGGAACTTCACCACCGGGCAGTTCTCCACCAAGTGGGGCCTGTTTGCTGCAGCAGCGGTGGTGGGCTCGCTGCCCATTCTGCTTACCTTCTACGGCTTTCAGCGCTACTTTGTTTCAGGCTACACCGCAGGCGCGGTGAAGGAGTAG
- a CDS encoding divergent PAP2 family protein → MHELLANQVLWTAILASVLAQLIKLLIYYWMERRWEWERLAETGGMPSSHSATVAALATGVGITEGLGSAYFAIAVVLAIIVMYDATGIRRAAGLHAARLNDLFEEFRAVFQQGPKPEPLKELLGHTYLEVAVGALLGIGFALLSFALF, encoded by the coding sequence ATGCACGAGCTTCTCGCCAATCAGGTACTCTGGACAGCCATCCTAGCCAGCGTGCTGGCCCAGCTCATCAAGCTCCTCATCTACTACTGGATGGAGCGCCGCTGGGAATGGGAGCGCCTGGCTGAGACCGGAGGGATGCCCAGCTCCCACTCGGCCACGGTGGCGGCGCTGGCCACGGGGGTGGGCATCACCGAGGGGCTGGGCAGCGCGTACTTTGCGATTGCGGTGGTGCTGGCCATCATCGTGATGTACGATGCCACCGGTATTCGTCGGGCCGCCGGGCTGCACGCGGCCCGCCTGAACGACCTTTTCGAGGAGTTCCGGGCGGTTTTCCAGCAAGGGCCCAAGCCCGAACCCCTGAAGGAGCTTTTGGGGCACACCTACCTCGAGGTGGCGGTGGGGGCTCTCTTGGGCATTGGTTTTGCCCTTCTCAGCTTTGCCCTGTTCTAG
- the rph gene encoding ribonuclease PH: MKRKDGRAAHELRPLRLQMGYVRYAEGSALVELGQTRVLVNVSLTEGVPRHVPGRQGWLMAEYNLLPRSTQERKERERQKISGRTAEIQRFLGRAFRAVLDLRLLPGRTVVVDADVIQADGGTRVAALLGGYAALHMALDRLVQQGRLDEWPLTEFAAVSVGWMSDGTLLLDLTQLEDENAWADLTVVATRAGEIIELHGAGEGRPIPKETYQAMFELGLAQIPELVRRLHAQIHAKT, translated from the coding sequence ATGAAGCGCAAGGACGGCCGCGCGGCCCATGAGCTGCGCCCTCTCAGGCTACAGATGGGCTACGTACGGTATGCCGAAGGCTCGGCCCTGGTGGAGCTGGGCCAGACCCGGGTCCTGGTGAACGTCTCCCTCACCGAAGGGGTGCCGCGGCACGTCCCGGGCCGGCAGGGCTGGCTGATGGCGGAGTACAACCTGCTGCCCCGCTCCACCCAGGAGCGCAAGGAGCGCGAACGGCAAAAAATCTCCGGCCGCACCGCCGAAATTCAACGCTTTTTGGGCCGGGCCTTCCGGGCCGTGCTGGACCTGCGCCTTCTGCCGGGCAGAACGGTGGTGGTGGATGCGGACGTGATCCAGGCCGACGGCGGGACCCGGGTGGCCGCGCTTCTGGGGGGGTACGCTGCCTTACACATGGCCCTGGACCGGCTGGTCCAGCAGGGCCGGCTCGACGAGTGGCCCCTGACCGAGTTTGCCGCGGTGAGCGTGGGCTGGATGAGCGACGGCACCCTCCTGCTCGACCTAACCCAGCTCGAGGACGAAAACGCCTGGGCCGACCTGACCGTGGTGGCCACCCGGGCTGGCGAAATCATCGAGCTGCACGGAGCCGGGGAAGGCCGCCCGATTCCCAAGGAAACCTACCAGGCGATGTTCGAGCTGGGGCTGGCCCAGATTCCTGAGCTGGTGCGGCGGCTTCACGCCCAAATCCATGCAAAAACCTGA
- a CDS encoding patatin-like phospholipase family protein, with the protein MRGLVLSGGGARGLAHIGVLEVLEAQGFEAEVVAGTSMGAVVGALYASGKRPAAILEIARRTPWLRLLDLVPRPGLISQRALHEFLARHLPPSFEELERKLVVTAVDLEAGRLAYFSEGDLPGAVLASVAYPGLLAPVEYAGRVYVDGGVLDNLPVDAARFMRARYVLAVDVTPEAAQPGVPRSSVGQIRRALDIMQHHLTAARRSLYPPEAYIRPELRGVGMEQFGRLEEIVEAGRKAAASLDLKVC; encoded by the coding sequence GTGCGCGGTCTGGTCTTGTCGGGTGGGGGGGCCAGGGGGCTGGCCCACATCGGGGTGCTGGAAGTGCTGGAGGCCCAGGGCTTCGAGGCTGAGGTGGTGGCCGGCACCAGCATGGGGGCGGTGGTGGGGGCCCTGTACGCCTCCGGCAAGAGGCCGGCGGCGATCCTCGAGATCGCCCGCCGCACTCCCTGGCTGCGCCTTTTGGACCTGGTGCCCCGCCCGGGCCTCATCTCCCAGCGGGCTTTGCACGAGTTTCTAGCCCGGCACCTGCCGCCCAGCTTTGAGGAGCTGGAAAGAAAGCTGGTGGTAACGGCGGTGGACCTCGAGGCCGGCCGGCTGGCCTACTTCAGCGAGGGCGACCTGCCGGGGGCGGTGCTGGCCTCGGTGGCCTACCCGGGCCTGCTGGCCCCGGTGGAGTACGCCGGGCGGGTCTATGTGGACGGCGGGGTGCTGGACAACCTCCCGGTGGACGCAGCCCGCTTCATGCGGGCCCGCTACGTGCTCGCGGTGGACGTGACCCCCGAGGCGGCCCAGCCCGGGGTGCCGCGCTCCTCCGTGGGGCAGATTCGCCGGGCCCTCGACATCATGCAGCACCACCTCACCGCGGCCCGGCGCTCGCTGTACCCCCCGGAGGCCTACATCCGCCCTGAGCTAAGAGGGGTGGGCATGGAGCAGTTCGGGCGCCTGGAGGAGATCGTGGAGGCGGGGCGAAAGGCTGCGGCCAGCCTGGACCTCAAGGTATGCTAG
- a CDS encoding plastocyanin/azurin family copper-binding protein: MPVLLFLGLVLLAACSGANTPTACAEVRMVSPTQPFNPSLVTLKKGGCIEFFNADQGVHDAVSVPSTPAALQFSTRRLNGGERQRVVFNLAGEIEYICTVNGHAQLGMRGRIVVEP, translated from the coding sequence ATGCCTGTGCTCCTGTTCCTTGGCCTGGTGCTCCTGGCTGCCTGCAGCGGGGCCAACACCCCCACCGCCTGCGCGGAGGTGCGGATGGTCAGCCCCACCCAGCCCTTCAACCCTAGCCTCGTGACCCTCAAGAAAGGCGGCTGTATCGAGTTTTTCAACGCTGATCAGGGCGTACACGACGCAGTTTCGGTTCCCAGCACCCCTGCTGCACTCCAGTTCAGCACCCGAAGGCTGAACGGCGGCGAGCGCCAGCGGGTGGTCTTTAACCTGGCCGGCGAGATCGAGTACATCTGCACCGTAAATGGCCATGCCCAGCTCGGCATGCGGGGGCGCATCGTGGTGGAGCCCTGA
- the lepB gene encoding signal peptidase I codes for MRKFLEYLFKEWFRQVGEALLLAFLVTTFLFTTVGVVGSSMNPTLLNGERVFVPKYETWLVRFGLMQWQRGEVAIVKPPEGTPNAVARFPVLGFEFRAFFIKRIVALPGDEVSLREGVLYVNGQPLNELHITASLQPYPDSYPVVCYRDGRLTALITQQQVRFTPELLPDYLRPTLEMLVPPSEEELAKSRLGEHCFVGALKLRPGYYFVMGDNRTFGGSEDSRTFGPVPVTAIAGRANAVWWPLNRIRLLPVPEGFRALEN; via the coding sequence ATGCGAAAGTTTCTCGAGTACCTTTTCAAGGAGTGGTTCCGTCAGGTGGGGGAGGCTTTGCTGCTGGCCTTCCTGGTGACCACCTTTCTCTTCACCACCGTAGGGGTGGTGGGCAGCTCGATGAACCCCACCCTCTTGAATGGCGAGCGGGTGTTCGTGCCCAAGTACGAGACCTGGCTGGTGCGCTTTGGCCTGATGCAGTGGCAGCGGGGCGAGGTGGCCATCGTCAAGCCCCCTGAGGGAACCCCCAACGCGGTGGCTCGCTTTCCTGTGCTGGGCTTTGAGTTCCGGGCCTTTTTCATCAAGCGCATCGTGGCCCTGCCGGGCGATGAGGTAAGCCTGCGGGAGGGAGTGCTCTACGTAAACGGCCAGCCCCTGAACGAGCTGCACATCACCGCCTCGCTCCAGCCCTACCCGGACAGCTACCCGGTGGTCTGCTACCGCGATGGAAGACTCACCGCCCTCATCACCCAGCAGCAGGTGCGCTTCACCCCTGAGCTGCTGCCCGACTACCTGAGGCCCACTTTGGAGATGCTGGTGCCCCCTTCCGAGGAGGAGCTGGCCAAAAGCCGTTTGGGGGAGCACTGCTTCGTGGGGGCGCTCAAGCTCAGGCCCGGCTACTACTTCGTGATGGGGGACAACCGCACCTTCGGCGGTTCGGAGGATTCCCGCACCTTTGGCCCGGTGCCCGTCACGGCGATTGCCGGCCGGGCCAACGCGGTCTGGTGGCCGCTCAACCGCATCCGCCTCTTGCCGGTGCCGGAGGGGTTCAGGGCCCTGGAAAATTGA
- the hslV gene encoding ATP-dependent protease subunit HslV, with product MHGTTIVAVRRDGVTAMAGDGQVTLGQTVLKTGAVKVRRLEVGGGVLVGFAGAVADALTLLERFEAALKEAKGSLQRAAIETAKLWRTDRVLRNLEAMLVLADRENLLLLSGSGEVLTPDEPVLAVGSGGPYALAAAKALLRHSALSAPEIAREAIRLAGEIDLYTSGEATQVLLLGEAA from the coding sequence ATGCACGGCACCACAATTGTGGCTGTACGTCGGGACGGCGTGACCGCTATGGCAGGCGACGGCCAGGTGACCCTGGGCCAGACCGTCCTCAAGACCGGCGCGGTCAAGGTGCGCCGGCTGGAGGTGGGCGGGGGGGTGCTGGTGGGGTTCGCCGGGGCGGTGGCCGACGCCCTCACCCTTTTGGAGCGGTTCGAGGCGGCCCTCAAGGAGGCCAAGGGCAGCCTCCAGCGGGCGGCCATCGAGACGGCCAAGCTTTGGCGCACCGACCGGGTGCTGCGCAACCTGGAGGCCATGCTGGTGCTGGCCGACCGGGAAAACCTGCTCCTGCTATCGGGCAGTGGGGAGGTGCTCACCCCCGATGAGCCGGTGCTCGCGGTGGGCTCCGGGGGGCCCTACGCCCTGGCCGCGGCCAAGGCCCTGCTGCGCCACTCGGCCCTTTCGGCCCCCGAGATCGCCCGGGAGGCCATCCGGCTTGCAGGGGAGATCGACCTCTACACCAGCGGGGAGGCCACCCAGGTCCTGCTGCTAGGGGAGGCGGCGTGA
- a CDS encoding ABC transporter permease subunit, which translates to MYRSPPGARGFFIAIGLLGGALLLATLAGLLLYWALQAAFPRPLEAAYPGYLVLIFALLVLLPLLVFLGRRVPYLTDWYYLLPAIAFLLAFTVFPIFLTVYYSFTNYTGLRNGKPDRSTETAVVQVEDRSLVLEGEAYPLLRCDRPDCAGQPLEITSRTQRARVVAERAQGEVVLLTAPPPFTPSLVYKINDYQFVGFQNYVEIFSRAGSVLLPVLVWNLIFAAGAVVVGAVPGLVLGLILSNKNLAFRGFYRTALIISWAIPAVISVQIFTAMLNVQFGPINRLLGLLGAYPVPWLTDPEWFKVSALLISLWLSFPYWMTATLGALSTIPEDVYEAARIDGASGWQTLTGITLPLLRQPFIPLILGSFAFNFNNFSLIYLMGPQPGVEGRPSTAQAGDILITWAYKTAFQADGGQAYGLGGAISVLIFLLTVFISLINFRFTGALREVR; encoded by the coding sequence ATGTATCGATCTCCCCCCGGCGCTCGAGGTTTTTTCATCGCTATCGGCCTTTTGGGTGGGGCCCTGCTGCTGGCTACGCTGGCGGGGCTGCTCCTGTACTGGGCCTTGCAGGCGGCTTTCCCCAGGCCGCTCGAGGCGGCTTACCCCGGGTACCTGGTCCTGATCTTTGCCCTTCTGGTCCTGCTGCCTCTGCTGGTCTTCCTGGGGCGGCGGGTGCCTTACCTGACCGACTGGTACTATCTGCTGCCGGCCATCGCCTTTCTCCTGGCCTTTACGGTCTTTCCTATTTTTCTCACGGTTTACTACAGCTTCACCAACTACACCGGGCTGCGCAACGGCAAGCCCGACCGCTCCACCGAAACGGCGGTGGTGCAGGTAGAGGACCGCTCGCTGGTGCTGGAGGGGGAGGCCTACCCCCTGCTGCGCTGCGACCGGCCCGACTGCGCCGGCCAGCCCCTGGAGATCACCAGCCGCACCCAGCGGGCCCGGGTGGTGGCGGAGAGGGCCCAGGGCGAGGTGGTGCTCCTTACCGCCCCGCCCCCTTTTACCCCCAGCCTGGTTTACAAGATCAACGACTACCAGTTCGTGGGCTTCCAGAACTACGTGGAAATCTTCAGCCGAGCGGGCAGCGTTTTGCTCCCGGTGCTCGTTTGGAACCTCATCTTCGCTGCCGGCGCGGTGGTGGTGGGGGCGGTCCCGGGCCTGGTGTTGGGCCTGATCCTGAGCAACAAGAACCTGGCCTTCCGGGGCTTTTACCGCACGGCCCTGATCATCTCCTGGGCCATACCGGCGGTCATCAGCGTGCAAATTTTCACCGCCATGCTCAACGTTCAGTTTGGCCCCATCAACCGCCTGCTGGGCTTGCTGGGGGCCTATCCTGTTCCCTGGCTCACCGACCCCGAGTGGTTCAAGGTCTCGGCCCTGCTCATCAGCCTCTGGCTGAGCTTCCCCTACTGGATGACCGCCACTTTGGGAGCTCTTTCCACCATCCCCGAGGACGTCTACGAGGCGGCCAGAATAGACGGCGCCAGCGGCTGGCAGACCCTCACCGGCATCACCCTGCCCTTGCTGCGTCAACCTTTCATTCCCTTGATTTTGGGCTCCTTTGCCTTTAACTTCAACAACTTTAGCCTCATCTACCTGATGGGCCCCCAGCCTGGGGTGGAGGGCCGCCCCTCTACCGCCCAGGCCGGCGATATCCTGATTACCTGGGCCTACAAGACCGCCTTCCAGGCCGATGGGGGCCAGGCCTATGGCCTGGGTGGGGCCATCTCGGTGCTGATTTTTCTGCTGACGGTATTCATAAGCCTCATCAATTTCCGCTTTACCGGGGCTTTACGGGAGGTGCGCTGA
- the rdgB gene encoding RdgB/HAM1 family non-canonical purine NTP pyrophosphatase, whose protein sequence is MRLLIATSNPGKFRELKEGLAPLGWTVLSLLDYPFKLPPEEGATFEDNAILKAAFAARHSGLPTLADDSGLEVKALGGEPGVYSARYGNRNSDLERNVYLLERMRGLPPGERQARFVAVLALAYPDGYLELYRGETEGEILEAPRGDWGFGYDPLFLVPEAGKTFAEMTLEEKARYSHRGKALKALIEAHQQGLVRREAPMQE, encoded by the coding sequence ATGCGGCTTCTGATAGCGACCTCCAACCCGGGCAAATTCCGCGAGCTCAAGGAGGGCCTGGCCCCGCTGGGTTGGACCGTGCTTTCTTTGCTTGACTACCCCTTCAAGCTGCCTCCCGAGGAGGGCGCCACCTTCGAGGACAACGCCATACTCAAGGCCGCCTTCGCCGCCAGGCACAGCGGCCTGCCCACCCTAGCCGACGACTCTGGGCTCGAGGTCAAAGCCCTGGGCGGCGAGCCCGGGGTCTACTCGGCGCGCTACGGCAACCGTAACTCCGACCTAGAGCGCAACGTCTACCTGCTGGAGCGCATGCGCGGGCTCCCGCCAGGCGAGCGCCAGGCCCGCTTCGTGGCCGTGCTGGCCCTGGCCTACCCCGATGGCTACCTGGAGCTCTACCGCGGCGAGACCGAGGGGGAGATCCTGGAGGCCCCCAGAGGCGACTGGGGCTTCGGTTACGACCCTCTCTTTCTGGTACCCGAGGCCGGAAAGACCTTTGCCGAGATGACCCTGGAGGAAAAAGCCCGCTACTCCCACCGCGGCAAAGCCCTAAAAGCGCTGATAGAGGCCCACCAGCAGGGCCTGGTGCGCAGGGAAGCCCCCATGCAGGAGTAG
- a CDS encoding metalloenzyme has protein sequence MAFLFVDGLGVCEDPASPLHRLKLPTLRGLSRGFSRLPFTTSDHAYRVLDACLGVEGLPQSGTGQTTLLTGINAARLLGRHQGPHPLSRLQALLQSESLQVWAVRQGLRVLHANGYHESYLERTQKSRRNLLSAFGYAARAAGLALLPWEHPLALPPAFWPEPEASGARFARLAQAHHLVILEHWALDHAAHREPERLAERFLELDRFLAGFLAAQGEATLVLTSDHGNAEEPWHPQHTRNPVPLVVSGPLAASLPPMQSLAELAPWLRWALCGAGGRI, from the coding sequence CTGGCCTTCTTGTTTGTGGACGGGCTGGGGGTCTGCGAGGACCCCGCCAGCCCCCTGCACCGGCTAAAGCTGCCCACCCTGAGGGGGCTCAGCCGGGGCTTCAGCCGGCTGCCCTTCACCACCAGCGACCACGCCTACCGCGTGCTGGACGCCTGCTTGGGGGTAGAGGGGCTGCCCCAGTCGGGCACCGGCCAGACCACCCTCCTCACCGGCATAAACGCAGCCAGGCTGCTGGGGCGGCACCAGGGCCCCCACCCCCTGAGCCGCCTGCAGGCCCTGCTGCAAAGCGAAAGCCTCCAGGTCTGGGCTGTCCGCCAGGGCCTCAGGGTGCTCCACGCCAACGGCTATCACGAAAGCTACCTGGAGCGAACGCAGAAAAGCCGCCGCAACCTGCTCTCGGCCTTCGGCTATGCGGCCCGAGCAGCCGGGCTGGCGCTGCTACCCTGGGAACACCCCCTGGCCCTTCCCCCGGCCTTCTGGCCCGAGCCCGAGGCCAGCGGGGCCCGCTTCGCCCGGCTGGCCCAGGCCCACCATCTGGTCATCCTGGAGCACTGGGCCCTGGACCACGCCGCCCACCGGGAGCCCGAACGCCTGGCAGAGCGCTTCCTCGAGCTCGACCGTTTCCTGGCAGGCTTCCTGGCCGCCCAGGGCGAGGCCACCCTCGTTCTCACCAGCGACCACGGCAACGCCGAGGAGCCCTGGCACCCCCAGCACACCCGCAACCCGGTGCCCCTGGTGGTCTCCGGACCCCTGGCGGCCAGCCTGCCCCCCATGCAGAGCCTGGCCGAGCTGGCCCCCTGGCTGCGCTGGGCTTTATGTGGAGCCGGTGGTCGGATTTGA
- a CDS encoding SDR family oxidoreductase has product MADLHGKVALVTGASSGIGLEIARALVAHGVRVGLFARSQDKLARLAAELGGCLALPGDVTRYEDLVQAVERLEAQFGGLDFLINNAGIGIFKPVHELSPEEWQQVVQTNLTGPFYATKAAVPALLRRGGGYIINIGSLAGKNAFAGGAAYNASKFGLLGFSEAALLDLRHQGIRVSSILPGSVDTPFAGNPTGVGWKIKPQDVAQAVLYLLTTDPGIVVSELDIRPSQPKR; this is encoded by the coding sequence GTGGCAGATTTGCATGGAAAAGTAGCACTGGTCACCGGAGCCTCCTCGGGCATCGGCCTGGAAATCGCCCGCGCGCTGGTGGCCCATGGGGTGAGGGTGGGGCTCTTTGCCCGCAGCCAGGACAAGCTGGCCCGGCTGGCCGCTGAGCTGGGCGGCTGCCTGGCTTTGCCGGGGGACGTCACCCGCTACGAGGACCTGGTGCAGGCAGTGGAGCGGCTGGAAGCTCAATTCGGCGGCCTAGACTTCCTCATCAACAACGCCGGCATCGGCATCTTCAAGCCCGTGCACGAGCTAAGCCCGGAGGAGTGGCAGCAGGTGGTGCAGACCAACCTCACCGGCCCCTTCTACGCCACCAAGGCTGCGGTCCCCGCCTTGCTCAGACGGGGGGGAGGCTACATCATCAACATCGGCTCGCTGGCGGGGAAAAACGCCTTCGCCGGGGGGGCAGCCTACAACGCCAGCAAGTTCGGCCTGCTGGGCTTCTCCGAGGCGGCACTGCTCGACCTGCGCCACCAGGGCATCCGGGTAAGCAGCATCCTGCCCGGCTCGGTGGACACCCCCTTCGCCGGCAACCCCACCGGGGTGGGCTGGAAGATAAAGCCCCAGGACGTGGCCCAGGCGGTGCTCTACCTGCTCACGACCGACCCCGGCATCGTGGTGAGCGAGCTGGACATAAGGCCCAGCCAGCCCAAGCGATGA
- a CDS encoding serine/threonine-protein kinase — translation MGLAGITLEGRYKVIRPIARGSLATVHLAFDIHGTPYALKVFPKGFEGRAEREWRVGRQLKHPHINPVLARLSVPYNGCNHPAVLLAFAPGSRFSEWRQDHPSRVLLVFQHLLEALAHMHSKNLVHRDVKPENLVVDGTGEARLVDFDLSGPASERFSRQVRLGTPAYIAPEQIRGQPPTPASDIYSAGVLLYWALAGELPFTGEPTEVLRAHLHTPPPPLCIAPETGLTASKELQAYLNRLLAKDARERYPNASEALRELKGMGLAL, via the coding sequence GTGGGGTTAGCCGGAATCACCCTGGAGGGCCGGTACAAGGTCATCCGCCCCATCGCCCGCGGCTCCTTGGCCACGGTCCACCTGGCCTTCGACATTCACGGCACCCCCTACGCCCTAAAGGTCTTTCCCAAAGGCTTCGAGGGCCGGGCCGAGCGCGAGTGGCGGGTGGGCCGGCAGCTCAAGCACCCCCACATCAACCCCGTGCTGGCCCGGCTCAGCGTGCCGTACAACGGCTGCAACCACCCGGCCGTGCTGCTGGCCTTTGCCCCAGGCAGCCGCTTCTCCGAGTGGCGCCAGGACCACCCCAGCCGGGTGCTCCTGGTATTCCAGCACCTGCTCGAGGCCCTGGCGCACATGCACAGCAAAAACCTGGTCCACCGCGATGTGAAACCCGAAAACCTGGTGGTAGATGGCACCGGTGAGGCCCGGCTGGTGGACTTCGACCTCTCGGGGCCGGCCAGCGAACGCTTCTCCCGGCAGGTCCGCCTGGGCACCCCCGCCTACATCGCCCCAGAGCAGATCCGCGGCCAGCCCCCTACCCCCGCTTCAGACATCTACTCGGCGGGCGTGCTCCTGTACTGGGCCCTGGCCGGCGAACTCCCTTTTACCGGGGAACCCACCGAGGTGCTGCGGGCCCATCTCCACACCCCTCCTCCGCCGCTTTGCATCGCCCCGGAGACCGGGCTCACGGCCTCAAAGGAGCTGCAGGCCTACCTCAACCGACTCCTGGCCAAGGATGCCCGCGAGCGCTACCCCAACGCCTCGGAGGCCCTGCGCGAGCTGAAAGGGATGGGCCTGGCGCTTTGA